A single region of the Ignavibacteria bacterium genome encodes:
- a CDS encoding NAD(P)-binding domain-containing protein, which yields MKIAIIGAGNVGGALGLNFAKKGHKVILGTRDVNSEDIKNLIAANSNISASSVADAITDADVVLFSTPPQVAVEIAGQNPSLKEKIVIDATNSVFMKPAPYKTAFEGIKAVTGCEDVVKCFNSTGFENMRDPVYNGEGVDMFCAGTSTKAKDVASTLAKEIGFAECYDFGGDDKIELLEQFAFSWINLAIIQKHGRGMAFKLIKR from the coding sequence ATGAAAATAGCAATTATTGGCGCGGGAAATGTCGGCGGGGCACTTGGCCTTAATTTCGCAAAGAAGGGACATAAGGTTATTCTTGGGACACGGGATGTAAACTCGGAAGATATCAAAAATCTTATTGCAGCCAACTCCAATATTTCAGCATCTTCAGTGGCGGATGCAATCACGGATGCAGATGTGGTGCTGTTCTCTACACCTCCGCAGGTTGCGGTCGAAATTGCAGGTCAGAATCCCTCCCTGAAAGAGAAAATCGTAATCGATGCGACGAACTCGGTATTTATGAAACCGGCACCTTATAAAACTGCATTTGAGGGCATCAAAGCGGTAACAGGTTGTGAAGATGTTGTAAAATGCTTCAACAGCACAGGATTTGAAAACATGAGAGATCCCGTCTATAACGGAGAAGGAGTCGATATGTTCTGTGCCGGAACAAGCACAAAGGCAAAGGATGTGGCTTCAACTCTCGCAAAAGAGATTGGATTTGCGGAATGCTACGACTTCGGGGGTGATGACAAAATTGAACTGTTGGAGCAATTCGCCTTCAGTTGGATAAACCTTGCGATCATCCAAAAACACGGAAGAGGCATGGCATTTAAGCTGATTAAAAGGTAG
- a CDS encoding DUF1211 domain-containing protein — MGKTRLEAFSDGVIAIIITLLVLEIKVPHIEGEVTSSAIAAALVKLTPKFLSWALSFFMVLIMWVNHHRIFHEIKQSDNGLMWVNGLLLFFMSFVPFPTAFMGDYFNQSTTMFFFGVCMGMTALAFVLLRLYILKNSHLLKDGTNKENYSKLIKLSLIGPVMYFLGSGLAFMNVYAAFAVYAIVPVYFIFFATKRKTIEE; from the coding sequence ATGGGAAAAACAAGACTTGAAGCATTCAGTGATGGTGTGATAGCTATTATCATTACACTTCTTGTACTCGAGATAAAAGTGCCCCACATCGAAGGGGAGGTTACATCTTCGGCAATTGCCGCGGCACTTGTAAAACTGACTCCAAAATTCCTGAGCTGGGCTCTCAGCTTCTTCATGGTTCTAATCATGTGGGTGAACCATCACAGAATTTTCCATGAAATAAAGCAGAGTGACAACGGGCTGATGTGGGTGAACGGACTCCTTCTCTTCTTCATGTCTTTTGTTCCCTTCCCCACTGCCTTCATGGGTGACTATTTTAACCAGTCAACCACCATGTTCTTTTTCGGAGTTTGCATGGGAATGACAGCACTGGCGTTTGTGCTTCTCAGGTTGTACATATTGAAGAACAGTCACCTCCTGAAGGACGGGACAAACAAGGAAAATTATTCAAAGCTGATCAAACTATCTTTGATTGGTCCCGTTATGTACTTCCTGGGAAGTGGTTTGGCTTTTATGAATGTTTATGCTGCATTTGCTGTTTATGCAATTGTACCGGTATATTTCATATTTTTTGCAACGAAGAGAAAAACAATCGAGGAATAA
- a CDS encoding type 1 glutamine amidotransferase domain-containing protein, translating to MSANLNVMDSNSPKRVALIAANPSVSSQTGWPIGFWWAELTHPYHAFTEKGYKVDIYSPEGGELMADSFSDPEDASGYSAHDILSLGFNKSPSHSALLKDTPSIDKLNVSDYDAVFLTGGQSPMYTFINNEKLHKLVVDFHEAGKVVGIVCHATCVLLKARTSDGKLLVEGKTWTGFANAEEQFADSYVGMKIQPFWIEEEAKKIENTNFITGGLFKPFAVRDGRLITGQQQYSGGEAARLVIEALGV from the coding sequence ATGAGCGCGAACCTCAATGTAATGGATTCCAACAGCCCGAAAAGAGTTGCACTTATTGCTGCCAATCCCTCCGTCAGTTCCCAAACCGGCTGGCCAATTGGTTTCTGGTGGGCGGAACTTACCCACCCGTACCACGCTTTTACTGAAAAGGGCTACAAAGTCGATATCTACTCACCCGAGGGAGGTGAACTGATGGCGGACAGTTTTAGTGATCCCGAAGATGCAAGCGGTTACTCGGCGCACGATATCCTAAGCCTTGGTTTCAATAAGTCACCTTCACATTCCGCTCTGTTGAAAGACACTCCGTCGATCGACAAACTCAATGTCTCTGATTATGACGCAGTATTCCTTACAGGGGGACAGTCACCAATGTACACATTCATAAACAACGAGAAACTTCACAAACTGGTTGTCGATTTCCATGAAGCGGGCAAAGTGGTTGGAATTGTCTGCCATGCCACTTGTGTGCTCCTCAAAGCCAGAACCTCTGACGGCAAACTTCTTGTTGAGGGTAAAACCTGGACAGGTTTTGCCAATGCTGAAGAACAGTTTGCTGACAGCTATGTGGGTATGAAAATTCAGCCATTCTGGATAGAGGAAGAAGCAAAAAAGATCGAGAACACTAACTTCATCACAGGCGGGTTATTCAAACCTTTCGCTGTAAGAGACGGCAGACTGATCACAGGGCAGCAGCAATATTCAGGAGGCGAAGCAGCAAGACTTGTAATCGAAGCTCTCGGTGTATAA
- a CDS encoding helix-turn-helix transcriptional regulator — translation MPVFEFRDKKYNNPVELALDVIGGKWKMPILWRLKDKVWRYGELKNFIPGITHKMLAQQLRELEADGLVNRKVYQVIPPKVEYSITEKGLTTIPVITSLREWGIAFKEDKLV, via the coding sequence ATGCCCGTTTTCGAGTTTAGAGATAAAAAATATAATAATCCGGTGGAGCTTGCTCTCGATGTAATCGGCGGAAAATGGAAGATGCCGATACTTTGGAGATTGAAAGACAAGGTATGGAGATACGGTGAACTTAAAAATTTCATTCCCGGCATTACCCACAAAATGCTTGCTCAGCAACTGCGCGAACTGGAGGCGGATGGACTTGTAAACAGAAAGGTTTATCAGGTGATACCACCGAAAGTGGAGTATTCAATCACAGAAAAAGGTCTGACGACAATTCCGGTAATTACTTCTTTGCGTGAGTGGGGGATTGCATTTAAAGAGGATAAACTGGTTTAG
- a CDS encoding NAD-dependent epimerase/dehydratase family protein — translation MQTILGGGGAIGTPLAKELTKYTDKINIVSRNAKKVNSTDLTHNADITKKEEMFQAIKGSEIVYLTAGLKYTTKTWQEQWPGLIENVIEGCKKEGAKLVFFDNVYMYGKVDGPMTEETPFNPCSKKGEIRAKLDLRLMDEYKKGNLQVAIVRGADFYGPGISSSMFNLLVINNLIKGKKANWMNNPKALHTFTYTPDAAYATALIGNTPTAYNQVWHAPSDDTPITGEEMVRIAAEYLGVQPKIQVLGNGMLFMAGLFNPTIMSMIEMSYQFKYDYIFNSDKFKKAFNFTPTSYRDGIKACVDAANK, via the coding sequence ATGCAAACGATTTTAGGCGGTGGTGGAGCAATCGGTACTCCACTGGCAAAAGAACTGACCAAATACACAGATAAAATCAACATCGTCAGCAGAAACGCAAAAAAAGTAAATTCGACTGATTTGACTCATAATGCTGACATCACAAAAAAAGAGGAAATGTTTCAGGCGATCAAGGGTTCGGAGATAGTTTACCTCACAGCCGGACTGAAGTACACAACCAAAACCTGGCAGGAACAGTGGCCCGGCCTTATCGAAAATGTTATCGAAGGATGCAAAAAGGAAGGTGCCAAGCTCGTCTTTTTCGACAATGTCTATATGTACGGTAAAGTTGACGGACCGATGACAGAGGAAACTCCCTTTAATCCCTGCAGTAAAAAAGGGGAAATCAGGGCAAAACTTGATCTTCGCCTGATGGATGAGTATAAAAAAGGGAACCTCCAGGTTGCAATTGTCAGAGGTGCCGATTTCTATGGCCCCGGCATCAGCAGTTCAATGTTCAATCTTCTTGTAATCAACAATTTGATTAAAGGGAAAAAGGCAAACTGGATGAATAATCCCAAGGCGCTTCACACATTTACTTATACACCTGATGCAGCATATGCCACTGCACTGATTGGGAACACTCCTACAGCTTATAACCAGGTTTGGCATGCACCGTCGGATGACACACCCATAACGGGAGAAGAAATGGTAAGAATTGCAGCTGAATATCTCGGTGTTCAGCCAAAAATTCAGGTGCTTGGCAACGGAATGCTGTTTATGGCGGGACTCTTCAACCCGACTATCATGTCGATGATTGAGATGAGTTATCAGTTCAAGTACGATTATATTTTCAACAGTGACAAATTCAAAAAAGCTTTTAACTTCACACCAACCTCATACAGAGACGGTATTAAGGCCTGCGTGGATGCAGCAAATAAGTGA
- the cas8b gene encoding type I-B CRISPR-associated protein Cas8b/Csh1 yields the protein MNDKAVTSLGKIYKNNLNAKEEWELYAENMFPDSPHLIISPVFIITRTNETPSITYSHTDIRPYDQESYREYGYRKGASNGGDVTVSTKFGSFEDTTTFKNKKIDTILKDVFGRVIELADEPEKEVLELIRSYWRENYLRINKDIYTIYQSVEIEKRFKCGLSIIAKIDGEEYFVSSFNAYKRALVRHATDGLSEFLSTVSEGYDSVCSICTQKKDKLHGFASPFKYFTVDKKGYLPNYFNLKLAWKNYPICSDCAADFYLGSRLIDETLRFYFYGRSYMAVPRVLIEDSILYETVYNIFKDFRKLDGDTKATYEDALMLYMAEQKNQFNLDMLFYEENKTTGAIKIKAHIEEIFPSRFRKIFVEARDFVDTHKTFEKYLTFEETVYDKESKKKKEQKEQFKQRFRFAKLLQFFDKDDYSIIQAVFDGENISLQGLYTAFMNYFRANYRKILEGGYSSQPRKVIIDAISVLYYLDYLKLITIEKPNYEVKMEQEIDSSKKESSFDTKRLQQFISDNPVFFDQKYKVGLYTLGLLVQLVMNTQQASLRNTPFEKKLKGYKISGADVENIYVEALNKLQQYHGAYAYGNLRKFMTEYFNLEINEIKKAPSAEISFYFVSGMETQFLFKSLTETGVGNE from the coding sequence ATGAACGACAAAGCTGTTACTTCGCTCGGCAAGATTTACAAAAATAATCTTAATGCAAAAGAAGAATGGGAGCTGTATGCAGAAAACATGTTCCCTGATTCTCCTCATTTAATTATCTCTCCTGTCTTTATAATTACCCGTACTAACGAAACTCCTTCAATAACTTATTCGCACACAGATATCCGACCCTATGATCAGGAATCCTACAGGGAATATGGGTACCGCAAAGGTGCTTCAAACGGAGGAGATGTTACAGTTTCTACCAAATTTGGTTCGTTTGAAGATACCACAACATTCAAGAACAAGAAAATAGATACTATACTAAAAGATGTATTTGGCAGGGTCATTGAGCTCGCAGATGAACCGGAAAAAGAAGTTCTTGAATTGATCAGATCGTATTGGCGTGAAAATTATCTTCGAATAAACAAAGATATCTACACGATTTATCAGTCGGTTGAGATAGAGAAAAGATTTAAGTGCGGTTTATCAATCATTGCAAAAATTGATGGTGAGGAATATTTTGTCTCTTCATTCAATGCTTATAAGAGGGCTCTTGTACGCCATGCCACAGACGGACTAAGTGAATTTCTCTCTACTGTTTCAGAAGGATACGACAGTGTCTGCTCTATCTGTACTCAAAAGAAAGACAAACTTCACGGTTTCGCATCTCCTTTCAAATATTTCACGGTCGACAAAAAGGGGTACTTACCTAATTATTTTAATCTTAAGCTCGCTTGGAAGAACTATCCAATCTGTTCGGATTGTGCTGCAGATTTTTATCTTGGTTCCCGTCTGATAGATGAAACCTTGAGGTTTTATTTCTATGGTCGTTCCTATATGGCCGTTCCCAGAGTACTCATTGAAGACTCAATACTCTACGAGACTGTGTACAACATTTTTAAGGATTTCAGGAAACTTGATGGAGATACCAAAGCGACATATGAAGATGCTTTGATGCTTTACATGGCTGAGCAAAAAAATCAATTTAATCTCGATATGCTTTTTTACGAGGAGAACAAGACAACAGGCGCTATAAAAATAAAAGCACATATCGAAGAAATTTTTCCTTCGCGGTTCAGAAAAATATTTGTCGAAGCCCGGGATTTCGTTGATACTCACAAGACTTTCGAGAAGTATCTCACCTTTGAAGAGACTGTTTACGATAAGGAAAGCAAAAAAAAGAAGGAGCAAAAAGAACAATTCAAACAAAGATTCAGATTCGCCAAGCTTCTTCAATTCTTCGATAAGGATGACTATTCGATTATTCAGGCTGTTTTTGACGGTGAAAATATAAGCCTTCAAGGTCTGTACACTGCTTTTATGAACTATTTCAGAGCAAATTACAGAAAAATACTTGAAGGAGGATATTCTTCGCAACCAAGAAAAGTAATAATTGATGCTATCTCAGTATTGTATTATCTCGACTATTTAAAACTTATCACAATAGAAAAACCAAACTATGAGGTAAAAATGGAACAGGAAATCGACTCTTCTAAAAAGGAGAGCAGTTTTGACACAAAGAGGCTTCAACAATTTATTTCTGATAACCCCGTCTTCTTTGACCAGAAGTATAAGGTTGGGCTCTATACACTTGGCTTGCTCGTACAACTGGTTATGAACACTCAACAGGCAAGTCTGAGAAATACACCCTTCGAGAAAAAGTTAAAGGGGTACAAGATATCGGGAGCCGATGTTGAAAACATTTATGTTGAGGCGCTTAACAAACTCCAGCAATATCACGGCGCATATGCATATGGTAACCTTCGTAAATTCATGACTGAGTATTTTAATCTTGAAATAAACGAAATAAAGAAAGCTCCATCAGCGGAAATTTCCTTCTATTTTGTATCAGGTATGGAAACACAATTTTTATTCAAATCATTAACAGAAACGGGAGTTGGCAATGAGTAA
- the cas7b gene encoding type I-B CRISPR-associated protein Cas7/Csh2 encodes MSNNLSKKTELLFLYDIENANPNGDPLNENRPRFDPETNTALVSDVRLKRTVRDYWYEYEGYNGSDGKDIFVREVFYKDEKDPLKKYVQDGKRRADNFKSEEEAILKECIDIRVFGGVIPLPKDSITLTGPVQFQMGRSLNKVEIVTEQGTGAFAAGDKKSQATFRTEYKLPYAVIGFNGIVNDKAAQKTGMTQDDLELLYKGLWEGTKNLISRSKFGQKPLFLLAVTFKDSYYLGGMRQKLKLVSELNEEQIRSVRDYSLDISELWASLSKVGDNIEKITLFIDDDLDLLIDGKKVKISKGTYSSVAGITA; translated from the coding sequence ATGAGTAACAATTTATCGAAAAAAACAGAACTTCTCTTTTTATATGACATTGAAAATGCAAATCCAAACGGCGATCCTCTAAACGAGAACAGACCCAGGTTCGATCCTGAAACCAACACTGCCCTCGTCTCGGATGTAAGACTGAAAAGAACTGTCAGAGACTACTGGTATGAGTACGAAGGATATAATGGCAGTGACGGGAAAGACATTTTTGTGAGAGAGGTCTTTTATAAAGATGAAAAAGATCCGTTAAAAAAATATGTCCAGGATGGTAAAAGAAGGGCTGATAACTTTAAGTCGGAGGAAGAGGCCATTTTAAAAGAATGCATTGATATTCGCGTGTTCGGAGGAGTAATTCCTTTGCCAAAGGACTCAATCACACTTACAGGTCCTGTTCAATTTCAAATGGGAAGATCACTGAACAAAGTTGAAATTGTAACAGAACAGGGCACGGGAGCCTTTGCTGCGGGTGACAAAAAAAGTCAGGCAACATTCCGCACTGAATACAAATTACCTTATGCGGTAATAGGTTTTAATGGAATAGTGAATGATAAAGCTGCTCAAAAAACCGGAATGACTCAGGATGATCTCGAGCTCCTTTACAAAGGCTTGTGGGAAGGGACAAAAAATCTTATTTCACGATCTAAGTTCGGGCAGAAACCCCTCTTTTTATTAGCGGTAACTTTCAAAGACTCCTACTATCTTGGTGGAATGAGACAAAAACTTAAACTTGTATCAGAACTGAATGAAGAGCAAATCCGGTCAGTTAGAGACTACTCCCTGGATATTTCAGAACTTTGGGCATCCCTTTCCAAAGTTGGTGATAATATCGAGAAAATCACTCTCTTCATAGATGATGATCTTGATTTATTGATTGACGGTAAGAAGGTTAAAATTTCAAAAGGAACATATTCTTCAGTCGCCGGTATCACGGCTTAA
- the cas5b gene encoding type I-B CRISPR-associated protein Cas5: protein MELLIFDISGEFAHFRKFNTTSSPLTYTIPSRTSLAGLLGAIAGIGREEYYEHFLKEKAFIAIQVLNRIKKQGYGFNLINTKEGMYRIKTRTQVRFEFVVNPSYRIFFGHSDENLYSDLKKRIKGKDFFFQPYMGLSQLTADVNYVDSIESVSENSNGPVEIITAVNLNSCVGAKIEIDPDLKYSSSIMPMEISLDLTDPLNRKNTSSDLPKNRKTNEYAEVIYEVTGKPVKVFVNSYNKVPGYGNILFL, encoded by the coding sequence ATGGAACTTTTAATTTTTGACATTTCGGGTGAATTTGCTCACTTCAGGAAATTCAATACCACCAGTTCGCCGTTGACCTATACAATCCCTTCGCGGACTTCACTCGCAGGTTTGCTTGGGGCTATAGCCGGAATCGGCAGGGAAGAGTATTATGAGCATTTCCTGAAAGAGAAAGCTTTTATCGCGATACAGGTGTTGAACCGGATTAAAAAGCAGGGATACGGTTTTAACCTCATCAACACGAAAGAAGGTATGTACAGGATTAAAACCCGGACTCAGGTAAGGTTTGAGTTTGTGGTTAATCCGTCATATAGAATATTTTTCGGACATTCCGATGAGAACTTGTACAGCGATTTGAAGAAAAGGATCAAGGGAAAGGACTTCTTCTTTCAGCCTTATATGGGACTTTCTCAGTTGACGGCAGATGTGAACTATGTTGATTCGATTGAATCTGTTTCTGAAAATTCCAACGGTCCGGTCGAGATCATAACAGCAGTAAATCTAAATAGTTGTGTCGGAGCAAAAATTGAGATTGACCCTGATCTCAAATACTCTTCATCGATTATGCCGATGGAGATTTCCCTTGACCTGACAGATCCTTTGAACAGGAAAAATACTTCCTCAGATTTACCCAAGAATCGAAAGACGAATGAGTATGCTGAAGTAATTTATGAAGTTACAGGGAAACCTGTAAAAGTATTTGTTAATTCCTATAACAAGGTACCGGGATATGGAAACATCCTCTTTCTTTGA
- the cas3 gene encoding CRISPR-associated helicase Cas3': METSSFFDTESLSHPNERLGHHLQRVAQNAKWTIKKVNPSFSIISYDLIERAVVVAAALHDLGKATSYFQEYLLTDAAYDKDLKAHANMSAVVVRDLLQRSLNDKQIDSTLKFYLPLLSFLSVKRHHGYLKNIPDENTVFKGARDEKILTDQLAALNKNDVKIISQMLPTLSEIETDILELVENFSLPAFKSSTNIIFTKLEFDKLHPDKKIEYYFLCLTIFSSLLYSDKKDVILKGKIAEENPVPLDVVENYRMKMGFGAGSSNIDIQKELAFRGVIESIEKKFDPDDHLYSITLPTGLGKTITSFKAAQKISEILGGGRRLIFTIPFTSIIDQTFSIYSGMIGTDHSGIILKHHHLAEPVYKANEETFDIDQSEFLIETWDSSVVVTTFVQLFESLITNSKSRLLKLPNIAHSVIVLDEVQNLPYKYWKLVNNTLKVFAKIYDVYFILLTATQPLIFEPENEITELVPDYERFFKIFNRTILFNLTASPFRTVEDFAEHIINFASDNPNENILVIMNTRNSSSKLFELLSDNIPDDSLFYLSSSVSPFERKIIIDEIKKHDENTRKILVSTQLIEAGVDISFDTVFREVAPVDSVLQGAGRANRYNLNKSPSSVYIFAFEGKEDKSSLIYGSELMQASRQIFNSKIGEGGVSENHYLELIREYFTALKSFSTNLGCEYLNAVSSLEFENTGKFTLIEESKFQVPVFLLLNEEAISVWTKFQEIMKENIPIYEKKNKFAFIKSRFYEFVINVSVKDDERMNVFNREPEFGFQVWNPDYGDSFYSYSPDDFRRNRGFVKNTSAVL; the protein is encoded by the coding sequence ATGGAAACATCCTCTTTCTTTGATACTGAATCTTTATCTCATCCCAATGAGAGGCTTGGTCATCATTTGCAAAGAGTTGCACAAAATGCTAAATGGACGATTAAGAAGGTCAATCCCTCTTTTTCGATAATTTCATATGACCTTATCGAAAGGGCAGTGGTGGTAGCTGCTGCCCTTCACGATTTGGGTAAGGCGACAAGCTATTTCCAGGAATATCTCCTGACAGATGCTGCATATGACAAAGATTTGAAGGCACATGCAAACATGTCCGCTGTTGTGGTAAGAGATCTTCTCCAAAGGTCTTTGAATGACAAACAAATTGATTCAACATTAAAATTTTATCTTCCTCTGTTGTCCTTTCTATCAGTAAAACGGCATCATGGATATTTGAAAAATATTCCCGATGAAAATACTGTATTTAAGGGAGCGAGGGATGAGAAGATTCTGACGGACCAACTTGCGGCTCTAAATAAAAATGATGTCAAAATAATTTCTCAAATGCTTCCAACGCTGTCTGAAATCGAGACTGATATTTTGGAACTGGTTGAGAATTTCTCACTCCCGGCATTCAAAAGCAGTACGAATATTATTTTCACAAAACTGGAATTTGACAAGCTTCATCCTGACAAAAAAATAGAATATTATTTTCTTTGTCTAACCATTTTCTCTTCACTTCTTTATTCAGATAAAAAAGATGTGATTTTAAAAGGTAAAATTGCTGAAGAAAATCCTGTTCCACTGGATGTTGTCGAGAATTACAGGATGAAGATGGGGTTTGGTGCAGGTTCATCAAACATAGACATTCAAAAAGAACTCGCCTTCAGGGGAGTAATTGAATCAATAGAGAAAAAATTTGATCCAGACGATCACCTGTATTCCATTACCTTACCAACCGGATTGGGTAAAACCATTACCTCCTTTAAAGCCGCACAGAAAATCAGCGAAATTTTGGGTGGCGGGCGAAGATTAATATTTACAATCCCGTTCACTTCCATTATTGATCAGACTTTCTCAATTTATTCCGGTATGATTGGGACCGATCACTCCGGTATCATACTAAAACACCACCATCTCGCAGAACCTGTTTACAAGGCCAATGAAGAGACCTTCGATATTGATCAGAGTGAATTTTTAATAGAAACATGGGACTCTTCAGTGGTTGTTACAACTTTTGTCCAACTCTTCGAGTCTCTCATAACCAATTCCAAATCAAGACTCTTAAAACTGCCTAACATAGCACATTCTGTCATTGTACTTGATGAGGTGCAAAACCTTCCTTACAAATATTGGAAACTGGTTAACAATACTCTTAAAGTTTTTGCAAAAATCTATGATGTTTATTTTATCCTTCTTACTGCAACACAGCCTTTAATTTTCGAACCGGAAAATGAAATAACAGAACTGGTCCCGGATTATGAAAGGTTCTTTAAAATATTCAACAGAACAATTTTGTTTAATTTAACTGCTTCTCCCTTCAGAACGGTTGAGGATTTCGCTGAACATATCATCAATTTTGCTTCAGACAACCCGAATGAAAATATTCTTGTAATAATGAATACCAGGAACAGCAGCAGTAAGTTGTTTGAACTCCTTTCTGATAATATTCCTGATGATTCACTCTTTTATCTTTCTTCTTCAGTTTCACCGTTTGAGAGAAAAATAATAATAGATGAGATAAAGAAACATGATGAAAACACCAGGAAGATCCTCGTCTCAACTCAGCTTATAGAAGCAGGAGTTGATATCTCTTTTGATACAGTATTTCGTGAGGTTGCCCCCGTGGATTCAGTACTTCAGGGGGCAGGAAGGGCAAATCGTTATAATCTTAACAAAAGCCCCTCTTCTGTCTATATTTTTGCGTTTGAAGGAAAGGAAGATAAAAGTTCATTAATTTATGGAAGTGAACTTATGCAGGCATCAAGGCAGATTTTTAACTCGAAAATTGGTGAAGGCGGGGTGAGCGAAAACCACTATCTGGAGCTGATTCGTGAATATTTTACAGCACTTAAAAGTTTTTCAACAAATTTGGGTTGTGAATATCTGAATGCTGTATCTTCCCTTGAATTTGAAAACACTGGGAAATTCACATTAATTGAGGAGTCAAAATTTCAGGTACCTGTGTTCCTGTTATTAAATGAAGAAGCAATATCCGTTTGGACGAAATTTCAGGAAATTATGAAAGAGAACATCCCCATATACGAAAAGAAGAACAAATTCGCTTTTATCAAGTCAAGATTCTACGAATTTGTAATAAATGTATCAGTAAAAGATGATGAGAGGATGAATGTCTTCAACAGAGAACCAGAATTTGGTTTTCAAGTTTGGAATCCTGATTATGGTGACAGTTTTTATTCTTACTCACCCGATGATTTCAGGAGGAACAGGGGATTTGTCAAAAACACTTCGGCGGTTTTATGA
- a CDS encoding DNA repair protein, whose product MKKIDYTVFHCPDVKLRKRDAVKLRGYIGNVFREVSPLLHNHFEDGTLRYKYPLVQYKVIEEQPFIVGLDEGARLLREIFLDIKEFLVDDERIAVREKYLGSDMRYLGVDDELHSYEFLTNWMALNDENFRKYMAITHALERQDFLRKILTGNFLSLFKSLGHHEEKQIMAIVDVRGDHSNFKDNRMLVFKGEFTSNVLLPPLIGIGKAVSRGFGSIKEKGSELVSYD is encoded by the coding sequence ATGAAAAAAATTGACTACACCGTCTTTCACTGCCCGGATGTCAAACTAAGAAAAAGAGATGCAGTCAAACTAAGGGGCTACATCGGGAATGTTTTTAGAGAGGTCTCTCCGCTGCTCCACAATCATTTTGAGGATGGGACCTTAAGATATAAATATCCGCTTGTTCAGTATAAAGTTATTGAAGAACAACCTTTCATAGTGGGTCTTGATGAAGGAGCCAGGCTGCTTCGTGAAATATTTTTGGATATCAAAGAATTTCTTGTGGATGATGAACGAATTGCAGTCAGGGAAAAGTATCTGGGGTCAGACATGAGATATCTTGGAGTGGATGATGAACTTCATTCTTACGAGTTTTTGACAAACTGGATGGCACTTAATGACGAAAATTTCAGGAAATACATGGCTATTACTCACGCTCTTGAGAGACAGGATTTTCTCCGGAAGATTCTGACGGGCAATTTTTTAAGTTTGTTCAAATCTCTCGGCCATCATGAAGAAAAACAAATCATGGCGATTGTTGATGTCCGGGGAGACCATTCAAATTTTAAGGACAACAGGATGTTGGTATTTAAAGGTGAGTTTACCTCAAATGTGCTTCTGCCTCCACTAATCGGTATAGGCAAAGCAGTATCCAGAGGATTTGGTTCAATCAAAGAGAAAGGTTCCGAACTTGTATCTTACGATTGA
- a CDS encoding CRISPR-associated endonuclease Cas1 codes for MYLTIDSYGAYIHVKDEMFEIILRSSGSEVKRLFSPKKITTLSLNQGAAISGAATELALKNNIDIIFLDRFNDPVGRVWFPGLGSTTKIRKAQLFASVSGKGLDFVKAWLVAKTGNRIEFLV; via the coding sequence TTGTATCTTACGATTGATTCATATGGTGCATACATACATGTTAAAGATGAAATGTTTGAGATCATCCTACGAAGCAGCGGAAGTGAGGTTAAAAGGCTTTTTTCACCCAAAAAGATTACAACCCTCTCTCTTAATCAGGGGGCAGCAATTTCCGGTGCTGCCACTGAACTCGCTCTAAAAAATAACATCGACATCATTTTCCTCGACAGATTTAATGACCCTGTCGGGAGGGTTTGGTTCCCGGGATTAGGTTCGACGACCAAAATCAGGAAGGCACAACTGTTTGCTTCCGTCTCCGGAAAAGGGCTTGATTTCGTTAAAGCCTGGCTTGTCGCAAAAACGGGAAACAGAATTGAATTTCTGGTTTAG